A stretch of Gemmatimonadota bacterium DNA encodes these proteins:
- a CDS encoding DUF2809 domain-containing protein, which translates to MGQARPGRTLALLAATIALGLATRRFPGAFPDLIARYGGDALWATMVLWLVVLLRPRLAVRRAALVAISIAAAVELSQRYHAPWIDAVRATRIGALLLGQGFLWSDLVCYAVGVGLAAALELALRARVSRTSTPASTRRA; encoded by the coding sequence ATGGGACAGGCTCGACCGGGGCGGACCCTCGCCCTCCTCGCCGCGACGATCGCACTCGGCCTCGCCACGCGGCGATTCCCGGGGGCGTTCCCCGACCTCATCGCGCGCTACGGTGGCGACGCCCTCTGGGCGACGATGGTGCTCTGGCTCGTCGTGCTGCTCCGCCCGCGCCTCGCCGTGCGCCGGGCCGCGCTCGTGGCGATCAGCATCGCGGCCGCGGTCGAGCTGAGCCAGCGGTATCACGCGCCATGGATCGACGCGGTGCGCGCGACGCGGATCGGCGCACTCCTGCTGGGCCAGGGATTCCTGTGGAGCGACCTGGTCTGCTACGCCGTGGGCGTGGGGCTCGCCGCTGCGCTGGAGCTCGCGCTCCGGGCGCGGGTCAGTCGAACTTCCACACCTGCATCGACCCGAAGAGCGTGA
- a CDS encoding helix-turn-helix transcriptional regulator, with translation MVRAADTDDVFHALANPTRRKVLERLSTGPATVSELAAPFDMQLPSFVQHLSVLERSRLVRSRKRGRVRTYEIAPERFTVVDHWLAARRRAWESRLDRFDAYVTHIKSQESDA, from the coding sequence ATGGTACGAGCCGCAGACACGGATGACGTCTTCCACGCCCTCGCGAACCCCACGCGGCGAAAGGTCCTCGAGCGCCTCTCCACCGGACCGGCCACCGTCAGCGAGCTCGCGGCGCCGTTCGACATGCAGCTCCCCTCGTTCGTGCAGCACCTGTCGGTGCTGGAGCGCAGCCGCCTCGTGCGGTCGCGCAAGCGCGGCCGCGTGCGGACCTACGAGATCGCGCCCGAACGCTTCACCGTCGTCGATCACTGGCTCGCCGCCCGCCGTCGCGCATGGGAGTCGCGACTCGACCGCTTCGACGCGTACGTCACCCACATCAAGTCACAGGAATCCGACGCATGA
- a CDS encoding pyridoxal-phosphate dependent enzyme has product MLAPIRPITLAEIHAARARIAGTILRTPLVRLDLGRGHPDIRLKLENLQPTNAYKLRGAVNAVAMLPESERQRGVWTISAGNAGQGVAYAARMAGVPCTVVAIETAPQAKLDRMRALGARLVPVSYAGAWQALEDRAYPGVEGAFIHPFDDHDFIAGHATMGLEILEDEPETRAVIAAIGGGGLIVGVGAAMRALSPLTKVWGAEPATASPVARSFAAGSAQAFPEWEASFVDGAGGKSVFPRMWERMRPVLDGSIVVSLAETQRAMRLMAEKSRVIAEGAGALGLAAALTGQAGKGPIVVVVSGGNIDLAKFSELVASAPPLA; this is encoded by the coding sequence ATGCTCGCCCCCATCCGCCCGATCACCCTCGCCGAGATCCACGCCGCGCGCGCGCGCATCGCGGGGACGATCCTCCGCACGCCGCTCGTGCGGCTCGACCTCGGCCGAGGCCACCCGGACATCCGCCTCAAGCTCGAGAACCTGCAGCCGACCAACGCATACAAGCTTCGCGGCGCGGTGAACGCGGTGGCGATGCTCCCTGAGTCGGAGCGGCAGCGCGGCGTGTGGACGATCAGCGCGGGCAATGCCGGTCAAGGCGTGGCGTACGCGGCGCGGATGGCGGGCGTGCCCTGCACCGTCGTGGCGATCGAGACGGCCCCGCAGGCGAAGCTCGACCGGATGCGCGCGCTGGGGGCGCGGCTCGTGCCCGTCTCGTACGCGGGGGCGTGGCAGGCGCTGGAGGACCGCGCGTATCCGGGTGTGGAGGGGGCGTTCATCCATCCGTTCGACGACCACGACTTCATCGCGGGGCATGCGACGATGGGGTTGGAGATCCTCGAGGACGAACCGGAGACGCGCGCGGTGATCGCGGCGATCGGCGGTGGCGGGCTGATCGTCGGCGTGGGTGCGGCGATGCGCGCGCTCAGTCCGCTGACCAAGGTGTGGGGCGCAGAGCCGGCGACGGCCTCGCCGGTCGCGCGCTCGTTCGCGGCGGGCTCGGCGCAGGCGTTCCCGGAGTGGGAGGCGTCGTTCGTCGACGGCGCGGGCGGGAAGAGCGTCTTCCCGCGGATGTGGGAACGGATGCGTCCGGTGCTCGACGGTTCGATCGTGGTCTCACTCGCCGAGACGCAGCGGGCGATGCGGCTGATGGCGGAGAAGTCGCGCGTGATCGCCGAGGGCGCGGGGGCGCTCGGGCTGGCGGCGGCACTCACCGGTCAGGCGGGCAAGGGGCCGATCGTCGTGGTGGTGTCGGGCGGGAACATCGACCTCGCGAAGTTCAGCGAGCTCGTGGCGAGCGCGCCGCCGCTGGCCTGA
- a CDS encoding serine/threonine protein kinase: MPNPTDDFLDLQSALAGEYSLQRELGRGGMGVVHLARDVQLDRDVAIKVLPAHLASDPAARERFVREARMAAGLSHPHIVPIHRVGEAGGFVFFVMSYVEGETLGDRLRTRGPLPPADATRLLREVAWALAYAHGRGVIHRDIKPDNILLEAGTGRALVTDFGIARGGDHEEATGRVMGTAHFMSPEQAADGAVDGRSDIYALGVVGFLAVSGRLPFESPNVHALLLRQAIEDAPPVARIAPGVPTALATAIDRCLARDPARRFADGEALAAALAPVPDARPALPPTLRAWLGARNPLLVPYLAWGGLFGTLTSVNLFVWLIGQRPAGPADIVLLAAITAAPLAPIVGFHLNQAVKQFRAGHTLADLRAALEVSRREQAESDASVRAPSDPPAHRLLRYATTASATWLATTLGLILAGVVHENVMGARWIVTPMLSTLALGAVSNALDVQFIPNGIRKLWQTGIRERLWNTRLGEWFARRLGAPERSTLAGANAFRATEAALGVAAGELFAALPSAYREQLAELPHIVASLEARAAEARAEIEIVAALVPDGDTGADVLAERKRVAAAHLGESVAALEGIRLDLLRLHAGTADLKPLTTLMDAARRIGEDLGRLAEAQQEVEDATRPSGPTRGISSRTPDPASR; encoded by the coding sequence ATGCCAAACCCCACCGACGACTTCCTCGACCTCCAGTCCGCCCTCGCCGGCGAGTACTCGCTCCAGCGCGAGCTCGGCCGCGGCGGCATGGGCGTCGTTCACCTCGCGCGCGACGTCCAGCTCGATCGCGATGTCGCCATCAAGGTCCTCCCCGCGCACCTCGCCAGCGATCCCGCCGCGCGCGAGCGCTTCGTCCGCGAGGCGCGCATGGCCGCCGGCCTCTCGCACCCGCACATCGTCCCCATCCATCGCGTCGGCGAGGCGGGCGGGTTCGTCTTCTTCGTGATGAGCTACGTCGAAGGCGAGACGCTCGGCGACCGACTCCGCACGCGCGGGCCGCTCCCGCCCGCCGACGCGACGCGGCTGCTCCGCGAGGTCGCATGGGCGCTCGCGTACGCGCATGGGCGCGGCGTCATCCATCGCGACATCAAGCCCGACAACATCCTCCTCGAGGCCGGCACCGGGCGCGCGCTCGTCACCGACTTCGGCATCGCCCGCGGCGGGGACCACGAGGAGGCCACGGGGCGGGTGATGGGCACCGCGCACTTCATGAGCCCCGAGCAGGCGGCCGATGGCGCCGTCGATGGTCGCAGCGACATCTACGCGCTCGGCGTCGTCGGCTTCCTCGCCGTCAGCGGGCGACTGCCCTTCGAATCGCCGAACGTCCACGCGCTGCTGCTGCGACAGGCGATCGAGGACGCGCCGCCCGTCGCGCGCATCGCGCCGGGCGTGCCCACCGCACTCGCGACGGCGATCGACCGCTGCCTCGCGCGCGACCCCGCGCGCCGCTTCGCGGACGGCGAGGCGCTCGCGGCCGCGCTCGCGCCCGTCCCCGACGCGCGACCCGCACTCCCGCCCACGCTCCGCGCCTGGCTCGGCGCGCGCAACCCGCTCCTCGTGCCGTACCTCGCCTGGGGCGGGCTCTTCGGCACGCTCACCTCGGTCAATCTCTTCGTCTGGCTCATCGGGCAGCGCCCGGCCGGCCCCGCCGACATCGTGCTCCTCGCCGCGATCACCGCGGCCCCGCTCGCCCCTATCGTCGGCTTCCATCTCAATCAGGCCGTCAAGCAGTTCCGCGCAGGGCACACCCTCGCCGACCTGCGCGCCGCCCTGGAGGTCTCACGGCGCGAACAGGCCGAGTCCGATGCGAGCGTGCGCGCGCCGTCCGATCCGCCGGCACATCGTCTGCTCCGCTACGCGACCACCGCGTCGGCCACCTGGCTCGCGACGACGTTGGGCCTGATCCTCGCCGGCGTCGTCCACGAGAACGTCATGGGCGCGCGCTGGATCGTCACGCCGATGCTCAGCACGCTCGCCCTCGGTGCCGTGAGCAATGCCCTCGACGTGCAGTTCATCCCCAACGGCATCCGGAAGCTCTGGCAGACCGGGATCCGCGAGCGCCTCTGGAACACCCGGCTCGGCGAGTGGTTCGCGCGGCGGCTCGGCGCACCCGAGCGGTCCACGCTCGCGGGCGCGAACGCCTTCCGCGCGACCGAGGCCGCCCTCGGCGTCGCCGCCGGCGAGCTCTTCGCCGCGCTGCCGTCGGCCTACCGCGAGCAGCTCGCCGAGCTGCCGCACATCGTCGCGTCACTCGAGGCCCGCGCCGCCGAGGCGCGCGCCGAGATCGAGATCGTCGCCGCGCTCGTGCCCGACGGCGACACGGGGGCCGACGTCCTCGCCGAGCGGAAGCGCGTCGCCGCGGCGCACCTCGGCGAGAGCGTCGCCGCGCTCGAGGGGATCCGCCTCGACCTGCTGCGCCTCCATGCCGGCACCGCCGACCTCAAGCCGCTCACGACCTTGATGGACGCCGCGCGTCGCATCGGGGAGGATCTCGGTCGGCTCGCCGAGGCGCAGCAGGAGGTGGAGGACGCTACGCGCCCGTCCGGGCCCACCAGAGGAATATCATCGCGAACACCAGATCCGGCGTCGCGTTGA
- a CDS encoding gluconate 2-dehydrogenase subunit 3 family protein, producing the protein MSDAPELPNTDGTDTPIGADESAPVTLKRRDALRVLAAAATLPVLDGLAAGEAEAQGTTPRPAAPAAAPATQAPTGVTPGPRGTLADPDLLYPRTNWPRRLTTAEMVTITALCDVIIPADEKSPAASAVGAPSYVNEHVSAPYDGNQRDLVRVRGGIAWINLESRKRFSRDFARLTAAQKTAICDDICHLPNAKPEFRAAARFFDLVRDLTATAFYTTDAGMKDIGYVGNVAMPKFDPPPPAVLRQLGLE; encoded by the coding sequence ATGAGCGACGCGCCCGAGCTCCCCAACACCGACGGCACCGACACCCCGATCGGCGCGGACGAGTCCGCGCCCGTCACCCTCAAGCGTCGCGATGCGCTGCGCGTCCTCGCGGCCGCGGCGACGCTTCCGGTGCTCGACGGTCTCGCGGCCGGCGAGGCCGAGGCGCAGGGCACCACGCCGCGCCCAGCGGCACCGGCCGCCGCGCCCGCGACGCAGGCCCCGACCGGCGTCACGCCGGGCCCGCGCGGCACGCTCGCCGATCCCGACCTCCTGTATCCGCGCACCAACTGGCCGCGCCGGCTCACGACCGCCGAGATGGTGACCATCACCGCGCTCTGCGACGTGATCATCCCCGCCGACGAGAAGTCCCCCGCCGCCTCGGCCGTCGGCGCGCCGTCGTATGTGAACGAACACGTGAGCGCGCCCTACGACGGCAACCAGCGTGACCTCGTGCGCGTGCGCGGCGGCATCGCCTGGATCAACCTCGAGAGCCGCAAGCGCTTCTCGCGCGACTTCGCGCGGCTCACCGCCGCGCAGAAGACCGCGATCTGCGATGACATCTGCCATCTCCCGAACGCGAAGCCCGAGTTCCGCGCCGCGGCGCGGTTCTTCGACCTCGTGCGCGACCTGACGGCGACGGCGTTCTACACGACGGACGCGGGGATGAAGGACATCGGCTACGTGGGGAACGTGGCGATGCCCAAGTTCGATCCGCCGCCGCCGGCGGTGCTGCGTCAGCTCGGGCTGGAGTAG
- a CDS encoding M1 family metallopeptidase translates to MTVRLKSFVAHAATLVVFASPAPAPAVASSAARDTYPKDPSIDAINYAFQIELSDTTDAITGTLTFDVRFLATTVRALRLDLINADPRREGKGMRVSAVTLDGAAVPFTHANDELRIPLPTAPAAQQRARIVVRYGGTPATGLIIGRNKHGDRTFFSDNWPDRTRHWLPTIDHPSDKATSEFIVTAPSHYQVVSNGLQVETTDLAGGRRRTHWRNTVPIAPWLYVLGVARFAVQRVDTFDGKPIETWVYPQDRDAGFADFATPTKDVLAFYTDYVGPFAYERLANIQASSVAGGMESASAILYHESSVTGTRSVRWRNVVIHEIAHQWFGNAVTERDWDDVWLSEGFATYFTLLYIEHAYGRDEFVRGLEASRRTVLTFAAAHPGYTIIHRDLSRMEDVTSSHTYQKGSWILHMLRGVVGDEAFRDGIRTYYRRHFNATATTADFRRAMEEASGRDLGWFFEQWLYGAGNLEVAGRWTYDARTKQVRITLDQVQADGSVFTMPIEIGVYTRGEPVPTIHRLQMNAKANVLTINAASEPAEVRLDPNLRVLMQAAFERGR, encoded by the coding sequence ATGACCGTTCGCCTGAAGTCCTTTGTCGCGCACGCGGCGACGCTCGTGGTGTTCGCGTCGCCGGCCCCCGCGCCCGCCGTCGCATCGTCCGCAGCGCGCGACACGTATCCGAAGGACCCGTCGATCGACGCGATCAACTACGCGTTCCAGATCGAGCTCTCGGACACCACCGACGCGATCACGGGCACGCTCACCTTCGACGTGCGGTTCCTCGCGACGACCGTGCGCGCGCTGCGGCTCGACCTCATCAACGCCGACCCGCGTCGCGAGGGGAAGGGGATGCGCGTCTCGGCCGTCACGCTCGACGGCGCCGCGGTGCCGTTCACCCACGCGAACGACGAACTGCGGATCCCGCTCCCCACCGCGCCCGCGGCGCAGCAGCGCGCGCGCATCGTCGTGCGATACGGGGGGACCCCGGCGACCGGCCTGATCATCGGCCGCAACAAGCATGGCGACCGGACCTTCTTCAGCGACAACTGGCCCGACCGTACCCGGCACTGGCTCCCCACCATCGACCATCCCTCCGACAAGGCGACGAGCGAGTTCATCGTGACGGCGCCGAGCCACTATCAAGTGGTCTCCAACGGCCTGCAGGTCGAGACCACCGATCTCGCGGGTGGCCGCCGACGCACGCACTGGCGCAATACCGTCCCGATCGCCCCGTGGCTCTACGTCCTCGGCGTCGCGCGGTTCGCCGTGCAGCGCGTCGACACCTTCGACGGCAAGCCGATCGAGACCTGGGTGTACCCGCAGGATCGCGATGCCGGGTTCGCCGACTTCGCCACGCCCACGAAGGACGTGCTCGCGTTCTACACCGACTACGTGGGCCCCTTCGCGTATGAGCGGCTCGCCAACATCCAGGCGAGCAGCGTGGCCGGCGGCATGGAATCGGCGTCGGCGATCCTCTATCACGAGAGCTCGGTCACCGGCACGCGGAGCGTGCGCTGGCGCAACGTGGTGATCCACGAGATCGCGCACCAGTGGTTCGGCAACGCCGTCACCGAGCGCGACTGGGATGACGTCTGGCTCAGCGAGGGGTTCGCGACCTACTTCACCCTCCTCTACATCGAGCACGCCTACGGCCGCGACGAGTTCGTGCGCGGGCTCGAGGCGAGCCGCCGTACGGTGCTGACGTTCGCCGCCGCGCATCCCGGCTACACGATCATCCACCGCGACCTGAGCCGGATGGAGGACGTGACCAGCTCCCACACCTATCAGAAGGGGAGCTGGATCCTGCACATGCTGCGCGGCGTCGTGGGGGACGAGGCCTTCCGTGACGGCATCCGGACGTACTACCGCCGGCACTTCAACGCGACCGCGACGACCGCCGATTTCCGTCGCGCGATGGAGGAGGCCTCGGGTCGCGACCTCGGGTGGTTCTTCGAGCAGTGGCTGTACGGCGCGGGCAACCTTGAGGTCGCCGGCCGCTGGACCTACGACGCGCGGACGAAGCAGGTGCGGATCACGCTCGACCAGGTGCAGGCCGATGGCAGCGTATTCACCATGCCGATCGAGATCGGTGTCTACACGCGCGGGGAGCCAGTGCCGACGATCCATCGCTTGCAGATGAACGCCAAGGCGAACGTCCTCACGATCAACGCCGCGTCGGAGCCGGCGGAGGTGCGCCTCGACCCGAACCTCCGGGTGCTGATGCAGGCGGCGTTCGAGCGGGGGCGATGA
- a CDS encoding SRPBCC domain-containing protein: MSAPIPFDPARDFAIERFIDAPPRLVWEALTRPEHLKEWYMPKVWGRVAHTEMDVRPGGIFRIDIAVGDGPEMQNLGCFLDVMPMERLAWTSMLFPGYRPAVFDDIPITAIVTMRPEGTGTRYVFTALHRSAEELETNRSSGFYQGTEIAVDQFVAHVLGLK; encoded by the coding sequence ATGAGCGCCCCCATCCCGTTCGACCCCGCGCGCGACTTCGCCATCGAGCGATTCATCGACGCGCCGCCGCGCCTCGTCTGGGAGGCGCTCACGCGACCGGAGCATCTCAAGGAGTGGTACATGCCCAAGGTCTGGGGGCGTGTCGCGCACACCGAGATGGACGTCCGGCCGGGCGGCATCTTCCGCATCGACATCGCCGTGGGCGACGGACCCGAGATGCAGAACCTCGGCTGCTTCCTCGACGTCATGCCCATGGAGCGGCTCGCGTGGACGTCGATGCTCTTCCCCGGCTATCGCCCCGCGGTCTTCGACGACATCCCGATCACCGCGATCGTGACGATGCGGCCTGAAGGCACCGGCACCCGCTACGTCTTCACCGCGCTGCACCGGAGCGCGGAGGAGCTCGAGACGAACCGCTCGTCCGGGTTCTACCAGGGCACCGAGATCGCCGTGGACCAGTTCGTCGCGCACGTGCTCGGCCTCAAGTAG
- a CDS encoding peptidase, which yields MATRFDVRSALFNAKGKASTTGFDIALRFVAEPSAAHLAAFAAAVARWEAVITSDVASTPLSAPLGTCYSDRAIDETVDDVVIIVRLAPIDGVGSVLGSAGPCVIRGPATLPAAQAALPVLGAMFFDTADLVSMTTNGTLGAVILHEMAHVLGVGTIWADKGLLKNPSPTTGTGLDTYFDGIRAITAFDSLGGATYSGSKVPVENNQGGAGTRNAHWRESVLLNELMTGFISSTTPNPLSRITIGSLGDLGYGVDLLQADAFGVNAGFRMSESSPGFELVGDVLRIPVVVLGRSGRVPPPRTKPGRVPPR from the coding sequence GTGGCGACCCGGTTCGACGTGCGCAGCGCGCTCTTCAATGCCAAGGGCAAGGCCTCCACGACCGGATTCGACATCGCATTGCGGTTCGTCGCCGAACCGAGTGCCGCGCACCTCGCCGCCTTCGCGGCCGCCGTCGCGCGCTGGGAGGCCGTCATCACCAGCGACGTCGCGTCGACCCCGCTCTCGGCCCCCCTCGGCACCTGCTACTCCGACCGCGCGATCGACGAGACGGTGGACGACGTCGTCATCATCGTGCGCCTCGCGCCGATCGACGGCGTCGGCAGCGTGCTCGGCTCCGCCGGCCCCTGCGTGATCCGTGGTCCCGCCACCCTCCCCGCCGCGCAGGCCGCGCTCCCGGTGCTCGGCGCCATGTTCTTCGACACCGCCGATCTGGTGTCGATGACCACCAACGGCACCCTCGGCGCCGTCATCCTTCACGAGATGGCGCACGTGCTCGGCGTCGGTACCATCTGGGCCGACAAAGGGCTGCTCAAGAACCCGTCGCCCACGACCGGCACGGGGCTCGACACCTACTTCGACGGCATCCGGGCCATCACGGCCTTCGACTCGCTGGGCGGCGCGACGTACAGTGGTTCAAAGGTGCCGGTGGAGAACAATCAGGGCGGGGCCGGCACGCGCAACGCGCACTGGCGCGAGAGCGTGCTCCTCAACGAGCTCATGACCGGCTTCATCAGCAGCACCACCCCCAATCCGCTCAGCCGGATCACCATCGGTTCGCTCGGCGACCTTGGCTACGGCGTGGACCTCCTGCAGGCGGACGCGTTCGGGGTCAACGCCGGGTTCCGGATGTCGGAGTCGTCACCGGGGTTCGAGCTCGTCGGCGACGTGCTGCGCATCCCGGTCGTCGTGCTCGGCCGTAGCGGCCGCGTGCCGCCTCCCCGCACCAAGCCGGGGCGCGTGCCGCCGCGCTGA
- a CDS encoding aminopeptidase P N-terminal domain-containing protein produces the protein MSRSLLAALLLAAAVADAQSATGYQSDFSRDELAARRAKVLDAIGPQAIAVVQGAAGVPGFSVFRQSNDFYYLSGVESAHAYLLLNGRTRRSTLYLPRRDDDRERGEGKVLSVEDSLLLIELTGVEQVRGLERLSHDLVGGDLLRPPAMALHTPLAPTETGNDSRDELLAAQARAAGDPWDGRPTREAHFVQLVRERFPQYEIRDLSPTLDAMRTIKSPAEIALIRRATQLAGLGIMEAMRSTSAGVYEFQLDAAAKYVHYLNGARGDAYASIVGGGTNAYMGHYFRKADPLRDGDLVLMDYAPDYRYYTSDVTRIWPVNGTFTPAQAALYEYIVAYRDALFRHIRPGVTSDEVLDRAAADMKQYLAGRTFASLAHLKAVQEGLVFRGHFQHPVGMAVHDVGRVRGVPLREGMVFTIDPMIWLPEERLYIRIEDVALVTADGVENLSAFVPSRIADVQRTIAEPGLVQWHKPVPPTGVTGRDRR, from the coding sequence GTGTCGCGCTCCCTCCTCGCCGCACTTCTCCTCGCTGCCGCCGTCGCGGACGCGCAGTCCGCGACCGGGTACCAGTCCGACTTCTCCCGCGACGAGCTCGCGGCGCGCCGCGCGAAGGTCCTCGATGCCATCGGGCCGCAGGCGATCGCGGTCGTGCAGGGCGCGGCCGGCGTGCCGGGCTTCAGCGTCTTCCGGCAGTCGAACGACTTCTACTACCTGAGCGGGGTGGAATCGGCGCACGCGTACCTCCTCCTCAACGGGCGGACGCGCCGCTCCACGCTCTACCTCCCGCGTCGCGACGACGACCGCGAGCGCGGCGAAGGGAAGGTCCTCTCGGTCGAGGACAGCCTCCTGCTCATCGAGCTCACCGGCGTCGAGCAGGTGCGCGGGCTCGAGCGCCTCTCCCACGACCTCGTGGGGGGCGACCTGCTCCGCCCGCCGGCGATGGCACTCCACACGCCGCTCGCGCCGACGGAGACCGGCAATGACAGTCGCGACGAGCTGCTCGCGGCGCAGGCGCGGGCGGCCGGCGACCCGTGGGATGGACGGCCGACGCGCGAGGCCCACTTCGTCCAGCTCGTGCGGGAGCGATTCCCGCAGTACGAGATCCGCGACCTCTCCCCGACGCTCGACGCCATGCGCACGATCAAGAGCCCGGCGGAGATCGCCCTCATCCGGCGCGCGACGCAGCTGGCCGGGCTCGGGATCATGGAGGCGATGCGGTCCACCAGCGCGGGCGTGTACGAGTTCCAGCTCGACGCGGCCGCCAAGTACGTGCACTACCTGAACGGCGCGCGCGGCGACGCCTACGCGTCGATCGTCGGCGGCGGCACCAATGCGTACATGGGCCACTACTTCCGGAAGGCCGACCCGCTCCGCGACGGTGACCTCGTGCTGATGGACTACGCCCCCGACTACCGCTACTACACGAGCGACGTCACGCGCATCTGGCCGGTGAACGGGACGTTCACGCCGGCGCAGGCGGCGCTCTACGAGTACATCGTCGCCTATCGCGACGCGCTCTTCCGCCACATCAGGCCGGGGGTCACCTCCGACGAGGTGCTCGATCGCGCCGCGGCGGACATGAAGCAGTACCTCGCAGGCCGCACGTTCGCCTCGCTCGCGCACCTCAAGGCGGTGCAGGAAGGCCTCGTCTTCCGCGGGCACTTCCAGCACCCGGTGGGCATGGCGGTCCATGACGTGGGCCGCGTGCGCGGCGTGCCGCTCCGGGAGGGGATGGTCTTCACCATCGACCCGATGATCTGGCTCCCCGAGGAGCGGCTCTACATCCGCATCGAGGACGTGGCCCTTGTGACCGCCGACGGCGTGGAGAACCTCAGTGCCTTCGTCCCGTCGCGCATCGCCGATGTGCAGCGGACGATCGCCGAGCCGGGGCTGGTGCAGTGGCACAAGCCGGTCCCGCCGACGGGTGTCACCGGGAGGGACCGCCGATGA
- a CDS encoding DUF4256 domain-containing protein — MAESPRPTTKQADRTTPDALLRTLEARFGQHPHRHAGITWAQVRARLEDDAKALRSVQAMESSGGEPDVTAFDKRTGRVTFTDCAAESPAGRRSLCFDRAALDARKEAKPAGSAMDMAAAMGITMLDEDAYRALQALGEFDLKTSSWVATPADVRALGGALFCDRRYGRVFTYHNGVQSYYAARGFRGSVTL, encoded by the coding sequence ATGGCCGAGTCCCCCCGCCCCACCACCAAGCAGGCCGATCGCACGACGCCGGACGCGTTGCTGCGCACGCTCGAGGCGCGCTTCGGGCAGCACCCGCACCGACATGCGGGGATCACATGGGCGCAGGTCCGAGCGCGGCTGGAGGACGACGCGAAGGCATTGCGCTCAGTGCAGGCGATGGAATCGAGCGGCGGCGAGCCCGACGTCACGGCGTTCGACAAGCGCACGGGCCGCGTGACCTTCACCGACTGCGCGGCCGAATCCCCGGCGGGCCGTCGCAGTCTCTGCTTCGACCGCGCCGCCCTCGACGCCCGGAAGGAGGCCAAGCCGGCCGGCAGTGCGATGGACATGGCCGCGGCGATGGGGATCACGATGCTCGACGAGGACGCGTATCGCGCGTTGCAGGCCCTCGGCGAGTTCGACCTCAAGACCTCGAGCTGGGTCGCCACTCCCGCCGACGTGCGCGCGCTCGGAGGTGCCCTCTTCTGCGATCGGCGCTATGGACGCGTGTTCACGTACCACAACGGCGTCCAGTCGTACTACGCGGCGCGCGGGTTCCGTGGATCGGTCACGCTGTGA